The region ACGGTTACCCAACGGGCCATTGGACAAACTTTGCCATGCTCATCATGGTTGCTGTGGGCTGTGTAGGCTTACGGTTCTATTATCAGTGGCGGAATAAGAGGATGCAGAGACTGGGTGGAGATGCAACGGGCATGGCTAGGGAGTTTAGCTATTGAGATCTGTGTATATGTACGATGCTGTTCTACCGATAGAATCAGGATGGTTATGTTCCAGGAGGGATGGACTGTGCGATTGTGTGATTCTGATTGGTATACAGCTTATGTATACACCTGTTCACTACGCGCCGCACATTTCAAAGTCCGTAGTGAGGCGGCCATCGCGGAGCTTCACCGTCTCTCCTTGACGCTGCTGAAACTCTCTGAAGCACACAAGGCTGGCCAAGCGTAGGAACAGCAGAATGTAAAGCTCACTATGTCGCAATAGGGAATATACCTTGCCACCTCAGGAAAGACAGGTGCTAGCTGGGTGCTAACGCAGGGCGTGACCACATGCATCAGCGGTGGTGACGTACCTAAGCCAGATCCCTGCCGCGTCTGCTTCGCCCCAGCCCCATCAACAGACAGGTCGGACCGCGGCAGGCGGCGCTATCTAGTAGACGCCAGCCTCATCCACCACTACCCAGAGCTCCCCATTCTCCACATCAACCCCAACTTCTTCCCAAACCTCAACATCACGACATCGGAAAATAACCGGGTCGTTTTTAGTTGCGCATAATCTACCTTCCTACAGCTCCTTCTCACGTGCAGCTGTCTTCACCGCCGCCATGCAGCTCACCACCCTCTTCGTCGCTGCGCTCAGCGCCGCTACCGCCACTGCGACACCCTCATGGATGGGAGGCGACCAGGTCGCCATCAAGGCCGAGTACAAGGTGCCCGGCGACAATCCGCTGTACTTCTGCGGCGACCCAGCCGACGACATCTTGAAGATTGAAAAGGTCGACCTAAGCCCCAACCCACCGGTTCCGTATGTTTTCCACGCCTGCGCATATTCTAGGCTGCGTATCTTGTGATGTAGAAGTTAACACGCGCACAGTGGCCAGTCGCTCTCGATCAAGGCAACGGGTGACTTCAAGGAGGAGGTCGGCGAGGGCTTCAAGATGCACCTCCAAGTCAAGTACGGACTCATTACGCTCATCAACCAGAATGCCGACGGGTGCGACACGATCAAGAAGGGCGATCTCGACTGCCCGCTCGAGAAGGGTGAGATGAGCTTGACCAAGGATGTTGATCTGCCCAGGGAGATTCCTCCGGTGCGTACTTGTAACTCTACAGACGACCATTGCAATGCTAACAACACTCCAGGGCACCTACACCGTCCTCGCAGATGTATTTACTGCCGACGGCGACAAGATCACCTGCCTCACTGCCAAGATCGCTTTCCACCGGTAAATTGTCTCTAGCTTCACTTCGACACCGCAACACCCGCCCAACAACAATGGTGTCTGATGTTCAACAACGCAGGGGAGAAACGGAGGACAACAAGGCGAATGGCGGCAGCAAGATCAAATTGGGTCAGCCAAGAGTGCAGATGTCTGGGCCCTTGGCAGGTCTGGTGCAGGAGCGGTTGCGACAGAGGAGAGAGCTTTAAATTGATGGGAGTTGATCATGTTCATGTTCATTCCGCGATACCAGTGCGATGTTGATTTCTGGTGTATGGATATTATTGGACCACGGCTTAATGTAGATACGACGGAAATGCATACTCTAGGGCACTTTGTGATGTGGAGACTTTACTGTGGTGGATATCTTCGCTGTATGTGCTATGTATCCCTGTTAGTCGTCGCAGACGTCTACATGAAGTATGCACAGTGATTCTTAAAGGCCTCGTGCCAGTCATGTACTTGGCATGGCCCACTTCCGCCGTCCTCGCCACTATTCGCAGTCGCTGTCCCCGCTTACTCTCCGAATAACCTCCTCACCCTCTTCAGCACACTGTCCTTCTCGGGGTCGTAGGGATGGTCTTTGGACGGTATCTCGAGCAGTGAGGGAAAGGCAGCCGTGTATGCCTCGACTCGGTGTCGTATCCTCTCGGCAATCTAGCCGTCGTCAGCAACGTCCTCCAACTACCCACAGCGCTCCTCAGCATACATGTTGGTTGATGAGCAGAATGGCGATATCCTTGCGCTCCGTGGTGAACTTGTCAAAGGCAGCTTCAATGACCGCGGTTTCCGTCTTGGCGTCCACGACTAGGAAGTTCTTCTGGCTGTCCGGGGGTTGAGTAACGTGCTGCAACTCTCGTCAGGCGTGTATTCATATTATATCGCATTCCGACGTCTCAATAGCTTACGCCTACGCCCGCGAGCAGCATGCCCGTGCAAGTGTCCTGCCGCCCGTTAGCTTCCTGTAATCACATTCTCATGGCCAGGAGCACTCGGGTAGTGCGCACCTCATCGCCGATGACGGCCAGGAACTGTCTGTCCTTGTACTGGGCTGCCGGTGCTGCCATATTGCGTCGTGTAGGTTGGCGGCTGTCGTCGTGAGGTCGAAGCTCGGTTGAAGCTGGAGCTCCAGGCCGGCCGGGGGGTGCGGCCGTCGTCATGGGCGGGCGCACGCCCTAGTCCGTGTTTGGCCAACTGTTTGTACCCGGCGCTTTCTTCTTTCACCATTTACCTCTTTATCCCCTTCTTTCTGTTACAACACCACCGCGCCATGTCGTGAGATTCACCGTTGTCCATCTTCGCTCCTTTACTTTCTCTATACTAGATCAGTGAAGTCGTACCTCCCTCGGAATAATTGTAATACCCAGAGACATGCCGAAACTCGTGCGCCGCGCGCCTTTGTCGGAGCGCATCAAATCCTACCTCGACCCCTCCGACTGGCTGATCTGGATATCGGAAGAACTCAACAGTTCCGACTGGGACGACTTTGCCTCATCCTACGCTCTCTACATCGGCTTCGGCGCAAACCTGCTCTTTGTCCTCGCACAGGCAAACAGCGGCGCACCCACGACCGACGACGATGACGGCGTCTTCAGCGAGGTTCAGGGCCCGGGCTGGGTAGAGTGGATAATGGGTCTAGTGGTCTTGGTTCTCAGCATCACGAGTGTTGGAAATGCATGGCTGGTATGGGGCAAGAGGAGGTACTATCGCCTTTTCGAGCAGAGCGTCGACATTGCGCCTCAGACGCCGAGTGCAAAGCGCGTTAGGGTTGACTCATCGCCGGCGGGAGCCAGCCCGATGCAGTTTGTGAAGAATTTGGTACAAAACAACGCGACGAGTCGGGCGCATCCAGTTGAAGGCAGGGACGTCTGGGAGGTTGCTGTTTGGGACCCGAATCCCCTTTGTCTGCAGCTGTTCTGTCTCTTCAGTCCGCTGCACGTCGTTCTCTACTACTTCAACCTCCCGGTTGCGCCGCTGGACCCGAGACCGAGCATCAGGGTTACATCGACACTTTTCATCGGAGCAGTGCTGTCGTTGCAGCTTTGGTGGTTGAGAAGCGCATTCACGCGCCAAATCAAGGACAACGCCCTCATCAGCCGACAAGTACTCCACGAATACGACAGCAAATTCGTACACCCATCACTCCGAAAGCAATGCCGAGACGTGGGTATCCAAACCATCTCAAAAGACAGGGGACGGGACTCCAGTGTCGGTGTCAAGGGCAGCAGTCTCCACCTCGCCAGCGAAGTCGTCACATACACACCCACAACCATCATCAGCCGCACCTTCCGCACCAACCCAAACTCCAGCTACGCCTCACAATACGACCCTGACAACGTCGGTCCAGCTCGCTCAACCCAACACACACCCTCGCGCAAAACACGCTACTCGACCTCCTCCACCGCCATGGACGACGACTTCTCCTCCCCCCCTCCGAGCCCCCTCACAAACACCAAACCCCTTCCGCCAAGCACCAACCATCCCcgctgcttcttcttcttccacAAACAACGACGGCGGCTACCTCGGTATAAACACGCACGCCGCTTCCCCTTTACGCAAATCCACCGGCAGTTTCCTCACTCGCGATTCCGACCACCGCAGCTCTACCACCACGAGGGGAAGAGATAGTCTCGGCGGCGCGTTTGAACGCAGAGCTAGTCCGAGTAAACGTGACGTTAGCCCCCTTGAAGAGGATTAGTGTGGGTAATGCGGAGAGGGAACGTgagagggagagggagagggaTAGACCGGTTGGttttggtggtggtggtggtcAGGCAGATAGATTTGGTAGGAGTACTGGGTATGGGAATTTAGGCGTGGGTAGGAGGGAGAGTGGACGGTTTTGAACGACATGGACTGGAGTGGTTGAGGAGGAGGGTTTTTTTGGTACGACCATGTCCATGTATATATTTTCATGGCGCCTTTTTTTTGGTCTGTTCTCTGATAATACCCACAATATATGCCGCTTGTTTGGCTGGCAACTTTTTTTTTCTTGGGAGTTTATTTGTGCTGGTTGGTTTATGAGTGATGGTGTCGCTGCTCGGTTTACAGTGGTGCTTCTTTTATGACATGTTGGCTCTGTGTATTCTGTACCACTATTCCATCTCATTCCTCTCCTTTTGTACTAGACAATAGAAGGAACTGATATCTGCCTTCTCACCCTCCCTCCTTTCTCCATCAAAGTCCACCAAGTCTTAAAGCAGATCCTTTCATAGTCCAGTTCTGAGGATTAGATATCAAACATGACACATTCACATTCACACAAAAGTAGCCACAGAACCAATATTTTCCAAAACATTCATTCCATATTCACAAAATATCCACAAGTCCCTTCTCCTCAAAGAAATTGAGAAGAAAGGGgtaaagaagaagaagaagaagtaAAGGGGAAGCCAAATCAAGTACTCAACAACCCATtcagcagcaacagcagtTCATAATCCCATGCTCATTGTCATCCATCCCATGCCCAGCAATCGTAAAAAAAGGGTGGATAAGGGGTTTCCTAGCCATCAACCATCAAATCCAGGAGTATCGTATAATCCCGAGTATTCTGGGACCGTCGCCAGTAGTTTACCAATCCAATCCAACCCGTTTTCGAATCCAGCGCTTAGTCGTACTGCTGGATGAAAGAAAGGAGGGTGCTGACGCGGGAGTAAACACCGGGGTAACCAGGAAGCGCGCAGCCCTGGCCGAAAGAAACGACACCAACAAGAGTCTTGGAAGCATCGACAAGAGGGCCGCCAGAGTCACCCTGGCAAGAGTCCTTGCCGCCGTTGGTAAGACCAGCGCAGACCATGTTGTTGGTGATTGACGAGGAGCCGTAGCTGGAGCGGCAGCTGGTGCGGGAAACGACGGGGACGCTGACCTTGTAGAGGGCGTTGGGGGAGCTGCCACCGGAGCTGAGGGTGCCCCAGCCGGCGACGGTGACGGTGGCACCGGCAGCCGGGTCGGAGCCAGAGGCAGGGAGGCCGACGTAGCCGATGGTGCTGCTGGTGGGGATCGACGAAGACAGCTTCCAGATGGCAATGTCGTAGTCCTGGCTGCTGCTGCGGTAGTTGGGGTTGACGATGACCTGGGAGACACCGACAAGAGTGCCACCGGAGGAGCGGCTCTGTTATATCATGTTAGTCGTCTTCTGATTAAGGGGGAAAGCAGCAAAACTTACCAAGGAACCGGCGCGGACGCGGAGGTTGCTGACGGAGCCGATGACGGAGCTCACGGAGCAGTGAGCAGCAGTGACAACGGTGTTGCCGTTGATGAGCGAACCACCGCAAATGTGGGATCCGCCGACCTGGAGAGAGACAATGTAGGGGAACTCGCCAGAGGCAGCGGTGGAGCCACCAACAATGTCATCATCAGGAGTGTCGGCAGGGAACTCGAAGTTGGGGTCCTGGGGAGTAGGAACAGCAAGAGCGAGCGCAGGGAGCGCGAAAGCGATGATGGTTTGGAAACGCATGATGAAGATGCTGGTTGTTGGTTGTTGAGAGGCGGACCCGACGAGAGACTGTGTGAAGCGATGGGATGAAGAGACAAGCGACTGACTGAGCTGGCTGATGATGATTTAGACGGGAGCACGACTGGATACTTATACACTGCGTGATATTGCTTTCATCCCAATACACTGTACCAACTGACCATTACAACCTTCCCATCGTGTCTTCGAAAAGAGTATACCAAGACCAGATGGACTAGGTGCGTAGTATGTCCTTCCGGATTGGGGCCCCGTACGGCTTGGTACTGCTTGGCAAAGTCTTAACCACTGTCCGTCATGTATCTTTGGCGCCTGCATGGGAGCGACGTACCCCGGCGCCCATGTAGGTACGTTATCTAGGCGGAGCACAAGCTTTCGCCTGATTACCTTGCAGCGAATGCGAAAGAGGAAGCTGATCTAGCTGTGGCTGCCGGTCTGGGTGGAATCCAGCGATTCATCGTCGCCGTCGCTGTCTCCGTGTGCGCTCTCATGTTTCCGATACTTTCCTTTTGGTCTCCTATTATGACGTTTAGACAGCCGGCCAGGGCTTGTGTCAGGACGCCCCCAGCCGTGGTAGTATACCCGTCTCAGGCGCGGCCTTGCCGAGTACAACGAGGCGCGTGGTCGTGGGGTGCACTACGTCTAGCACCACCTCTAGCAGCTACCACGACGCTGTTCCAGAGACAGCAGGAGCTTTGTTTGCTGGCGGTTCCATCCTTGCTTCGTGGCTATAGTAGTGCCGACGGTGAGTCGATTTCTCTTGCTCTTCGCCATTGTGCTGGCGGAGTCGCGCGAACCCCTGCCCCGTTATCGCAGTCCCATCTCCGCCATTAATGCGCCATAGCGAATTGCCACATGCGGTGCACATACCGATGGAAGCGCCGCTGCGGCCTGCGTACTTTGTGGTGTTTCGAGCCATGGCGAAGCCCGACACGAGCTGTCCATATTGCCCTACATGATCGGCAAGGTACCTGATTTGACGGTTGACGAATGGTGCGTGACGGTTGGCCTAGTACGCCGCATAGCCAAAAAGAAAGCAAAAGGACCTGCCGCAACGGATAGGTCCGCGTGTGCTGCGGTCGAAACGCTCGTTTCTTGGCTCCCCAGTGGGTTTTATTGCGTCCATCGGACATGTCGACTTTTAGCTGTCCATTTGCTGCACAGGTCAAGTGCTAGAGGTTGAGTGCCGGCTGTGGGCCAGGAAAGGCAGGAGAGGTTGAGGAAGCTATCGATAGGGCGGAGTATTTACGTCTTGGCACTGGCCTCGTGAGCCGGGGTTACCGAAGGGAGCAGCGATCGGCGCAACGGCGGTCTTTTGCCATATACTTGGATTCTTGTATTAACATGCCGTCCAGAATGAGTCGTGGTTGGGGGAGTCGTGGTTGGAGGAGTCGTTGGTCGGTGGCGGCTGCCCACATGAGTCTGGGAACCTACAGCGTCCTGCGATTACTCACCTCTAGGCAACCACGGCAACCACTCTGCCTTGTTGCACGCACAACAGCACTCTTTCCTCTCCGTTGTCCAAGATTCGTCGTCTATAATAATGGGCATGTGAATGTTGCATGTCAAAAGGAATTTTGGTGAAAGCGTTACGACATAGCTACAGCTACCCCTCATAGCTTAGCAGCTGCCTATATAAACAAAACAAGGCGAGCGAATGTCAACCAGTACAAACAAACACCACAACAACCAACACAACATCCTGTGGACTCTTGCATTCATCTTGATCCTTCTCACATCCATACCCACCGTCACAATGCCAGAAAACATGGACACCATCCCCAAGCCCTTCACCATCGAAATCGCCGGCAAACCCATCACCAAAATAGACGCCATCCCAGAAGGACGTGAGCAAGCAAAGATCGGCTCCGAGCCAGCCGTCTTCGAGCTCAAGGACAAACGCCTCCAGTGTGACGGACACATTCTCGCCCGAGCACTATTAGAAGACCGCAGCCTCGCGCCAAAGCGCGTGTACTGGTACCCGGCAGACACCGACGAAAAAACACAAGACGTTACTGCAACCAAGGATGGCGAAGAATACAGGCTCCACTTTGCCAGTATGTTGTGATGATACTGCCGCGGCGGTTCCATTGTGCCCCTTGTTAACATCCTGCGCAGGCTGCCCTCTTACCACCAACGAGGAAGGCGTGTTTGCGGAAATGCTAGACCGTGAAGATCACAGCAAGGTCGTGCTAAAGATGCATTAAATCGCCATCCATCTACCGTTATGTTCATGGTTGTAAGCTCGGCTGCAGGACTTGATCGGTCGGCATCACGTCATTGCCACCCCACCCTGCATAGGCGACTTCCAAACCACCTACCTACATAGTACAGTCGAATTGATTATATCCGTCTCACCCGCATAATCTCGCTGCACCCGCTTGCCTATTTTCCGTGGGCCAAGAACTTGACTTGACCAGTTTCGGCATGTCACTACATGTTGTAACAATGTCCCGATGTCGGTAACTACTGGGTAGTACCGTTATGTACCTAGGTAGGTACCTACTCCTTCCTTTGTCACATGCGAAGGTGGCGGCGCATCCGGCAGACGTCCGCGTCCGTGCTCCCGATCCTACCCCACGCGCATATACGGGATGCTTTTAAATTAACCAATAGTGGATGGACAAGGGATGTCCTTGATGCAGGGCTGAACTGACTGAAACATTCTGACTAGTTTCTTGAAATCTCGCCATTCTACTATGCCATCGAAATCTTTCGATGTGGTATCGACTCCACAGCCGCAACCTTGTAGAGAGTAATCCGTGCAATAAGAAACTCGTACGCCGTAAAAGACACGGCCTGGCCTATGCCCACTCGAAGAATCCGCGGCCCAATACCCCTATACAAAGCAGGCAGGCCCTCGTTTGTGACAAGCTGACTAGTCTGGTGGACTATCCTTCGAAAGCTGCTTTCACCAGGCCGAGATGGCGATTTCTGAACCCTTGTTTCTGCAAGAGGAGGGGATGAGTCAGTTTTCATGATTCCAAGACGGGGTTTCCCAGGAGTACCTACTTATAGTATCTATTGGTGCATTGCAGAGTGGCCCAACAGAGCCAGATACCAAGCCGATCAGGGCGGTCTGATACGGGGGTAGAGTTTTCGAGTCTTTCCCTCCTCTCCTCTCTAGTACGAAAGACTTCAAATGACTGTATACAAAGAAGTTGGCTACACCGTCCCGATTAGCTGAATGTAATGGGAGAAGAGCCTTTGAGTATACGAACCTGCTTGGTTTGTCCCCTGCCGTAACGACGTAAGGGAAATTCCAGTCCATAATTTCCTAATCCCCTCATTACGAACGATATCCAGGACGACTTGTATGGCTCGTTGGGGATTCGCAGCACGCTTCTGGGATTGCAGTCGGATCTTCACCATCTCCATGGGTGTTACAACAAGGATAGACTCCGTCACTCCTGCTGCCAGGCCAGCTAAAAAAGAAGAGTTAGTACATAGCCATGGACCAACTGGCACTGTGTCCACATACCCAAAAGCAGCCGTTGGCTAGATTGGCTCCCATCTGGAAGCGCCAGAAGCGATTTATACGTCTCAAAACTAGCGAAGCGTATAGCGATCTTGGGTACAATCCCCAATATAACAGGGCTGAAACCGCGATACAAGCCAAGAAGATTATCCTTCTGGATGATGTTTCTGGCAGTCTGATAGGCGTTGCGGCTTGCTGCCGTCTGCATGTTTACTTTAATCGTGTCTGTAGTAGGTATGTCAGAGATGGATGCGAAGAGGTACCCACGATTGCAACGTGGACAAGTTAGAACGTACCTAGCGGATGGCAGAAAACCCCCTCCATCATGCCTGCACCTGCACCTGCTGGTCTAATCATCAACCGTGTGCTATCTTACGGCTTGAGAACGAGCGTACCGAGAAGGTGCTCATAGCTTCTTCCCCCGTTGGATCCTGTGTTGTACCGTTGGAGGCGTTGTGTTTGGCTCATTGTGGTCTGTGTGTGATCGAGAATGAGAGAACCGCGTATAGTGAGAAGAGTGTAAGTCGAGCCTTGACCACAGGTTGCATATCAGAGACGTGGTCGGAACAAGGGCCCACTGTCTTGATGCTTCTCCCAAATACTTGGTCAAGGAACCGATCGGTACTACCACTGCGTCTATTCCAACCCGACATTATCTCATATTGAGCATCTAGGCAATCATGCTTCTCCGAAAGAGGGACTGTGATGAGATGATAGGTATGTTGTACAGATGAAGCCACGCTGTCTCTTTCACTACTAGGAAACTCATCTGACCGATCGGTTGAGAGTGTCAGGCTGCATCGTTAGTGTCAATAACTGCATCTCTAGCTCTCATAGACACCTAGGTACACACACGCAAGAAGTTGCCGACGGTCGTTCTACATTAATCACCGATCGGGCGTGATACGAGCGAATAGCCGCACCACTATTCGGCCCGTTAGACTATCCAGCCACATTCGAACTTCACTCGACACTACGCAAACCAACTACTCGTATAAATCAGTGTCCATCTGAATGTAATCCCAGCATCATCTTACACAACCACCATCACTACTACACACACACTCCCATCACCACCTACCTCCAGCTTTTTCAAGATGGCCCCAGGACTACTTCTCGACGAATCACCAAACACGACGGCTGAGGCTACCCAGTCTCAGGAATTGGTATCAGTAAAGACAAAGGCCTCCGCGCCCCAAGTCTGGATTCCTCCGCTGTCGATCTCGAGACGGTTATATGTCGGAAACGCCATGGATGGATACAAGTATGCCGACATTGGTCGCTACCTTGGTCGAGAGTACGCAGACGTCCAGATTCGCGACCTTTTGAACGACCCAGACGTCGATGCTAAGCTCCGTGACCTTGCTATCATAAGTGAGTTTCACCATCTGTTATATATTGGCCTGACTAACCATGATGGAAAATCACAGTCAGCGAGCGCGGTGTCTGCGTGTTCCGTAATCAAGACATCACTCCCCAGGAACAAAAAGAGTTCACCAACCGACTCGGTCAACTCACCGGCAAACCCAGCACCTCTGGAATCCATGTTCATCCAATGTATGTTCTTCATGAAGGACTCTGTGAGAGGATATAATCTAACACTGTCAGTAACCACACGCAGCTTGAAGGCGGCAAGGTCGATGCTGAGATGTCCACTATCGCTCGCAACCCAAAGAAGATGCTGTCAAAGCAGACCGGTGTTGATGGCAAGGCCCGTACAAAGAAGCAGTCGGCTGCTGATGGATGGCATCACGACATTGGGTTCGAGGTACGgccagacttgctatcagtcaggtaactcagttcgaactgactgaactgactgccaagactcagttcagtcagtcagttcttgaggcagctggacgtcagtccagtcagttcagaagcctccagactgactgaactgactgacgttagactgacgttagctgtttttaaagcagtattttagagttgtgaaagccacatttagtgcggcttcgaagccgcgctagtcctagatataaagacactaatcctatataagttaaagcatctagctttaagctaattagagtttgcggaaatgcgctacccggtgcgcacctagtaagcctttcgcgtcgcgtcgcgtcgcgtctgctatacacacgacgctagactactgttgccataatacttcttggtgtacttcatgtctactccctctaattcaggccttcgccgccttgtagaatgcgacaagcgcaattctcctctaccatcgctatcaaacgcgcctactgttggcgatactgcgagcgaggcccaggctgatgagcccttggcagtacaggcggacttccccaacgacggcgacgacgacgacgacgacgacaattacgacgggcttgattttaagcgtgtgccgtatcttgagcggcgccaggttgagcgtaatagtcgcggtgggccaaaaagctggatctaccgccacggctgggccgtctggcaccgcaagtacaagaaaaactactggctttgccggtactgccatcaacgacggaagcaggaggcttgctacgaggctgacagcactacaaacgccggccgacacctctcaagcaacaagcctggacactcacacggacctaacggacctgtaccaattgctagccgggagggcaatattatgggcgcgctcgcaaagtcccaagtatatattatgaggtctaaagggatagaagtatcgcaagaggtagcaaacgagatagcagcaagcttttcaacctctcgatttcaggacgcgctgaaggactgggtagtcgcggacaaccagagccttcgcgtaatagaaacgccgcagtttcgagccatgattgcggccgtgagcccgctagccgaagctctcctttggcgtagccactaaacgctccacgatcatattattact is a window of Pyrenophora tritici-repentis strain M4 chromosome 2, whole genome shotgun sequence DNA encoding:
- a CDS encoding E1-DerP2-DerF2 multi-domain protein, which codes for MQLTTLFVAALSAATATATPSWMGGDQVAIKAEYKVPGDNPLYFCGDPADDILKIEKVDLSPNPPVPGQSLSIKATGDFKEEVGEGFKMHLQVKYGLITLINQNADGCDTIKKGDLDCPLEKGEMSLTKDVDLPREIPPGTYTVLADVFTADGDKITCLTAKIAFHR
- a CDS encoding NtpG, Archaeal-vacuolar-type H+-ATPase subunit F; the encoded protein is MTTAAPPGRPGAPASTELRPHDDSRQPTRRNMAAPAAQYKDRQFLAVIGDEDTCTGMLLAGVGHVTQPPDSQKNFLVVDAKTETAVIEAAFDKFTTERKDIAILLINQHIAERIRHRVEAYTAAFPSLLEIPSKDHPYDPEKDSVLKRVRRLFGE
- a CDS encoding DUF2418 multi-domain protein, translated to MPKLVRRAPLSERIKSYLDPSDWLIWISEELNSSDWDDFASSYALYIGFGANLLFVLAQANSGAPTTDDDDGVFSEVQGPGWVEWIMGLVVLVLSITSVGNAWLVWGKRRYYRLFEQSVDIAPQTPSAKRVRVDSSPAGASPMQFVKNLVQNNATSRAHPVEGRDVWEVAVWDPNPLCLQLFCLFSPLHVVLYYFNLPVAPLDPRPSIRVTSTLFIGAVLSLQLWWLRSAFTRQIKDNALISRQVLHEYDSKFVHPSLRKQCRDVGIQTISKDRGRDSSVGVKGSSLHLASEVVTYTPTTIISRTFRTNPNSSYASQYDPDNVGPARSTQHTPSRKTRYSTSSTAMDDDFSSPPPSPLTNTKPLPPSTNHPRCFFFFHKQRRRLPRYKHARRFPFTQIHRQFPHSRFRPPQLYHHEGKR
- a CDS encoding Secreted trypsin serine protease produces the protein MRFQTIIAFALPALALAVPTPQDPNFEFPADTPDDDIVGGSTAASGEFPYIVSLQVGGSHICGGSLINGNTVVTAAHCSVSSVIGSVSNLRVRAGSLSRSSGGTLVGVSQVIVNPNYRSSSQDYDIAIWKLSSSIPTSSTIGYVGLPASGSDPAAGATVTVAGWGTLSSGGSSPNALYKVSVPGDSGGPLVDASKTLVGVVSFGQGCALPGYPGVYSRVSTLLSFIQQYD
- a CDS encoding tricarboxylate transport protein, mitochondrial precursor; translated protein: MQTAASRNAYQTARNIIQKDNLLGLYRGFSPVILGIVPKIAIRFASFETYKSLLALPDGSQSSQRLLLAGLAAGVTESILVVTPMEMVKIRLQSQKRAANPQRAIQVVLDIVRNEGIRKLWTGISLTSLRQGTNQAANFFVYSHLKSFVLERRGGKDSKTLPPYQTALIGLVSGSVGPLCNAPIDTIKTRVQKSPSRPGESSFRRIVHQTSQLVTNEGLPALYRGIGPRILRVGIGQAVSFTAYEFLIARITLYKVAAVESIPHRKISMA